A stretch of the Medicago truncatula cultivar Jemalong A17 chromosome 5, MtrunA17r5.0-ANR, whole genome shotgun sequence genome encodes the following:
- the LOC11419711 gene encoding uncharacterized protein At5g65660, with the protein MELQDTAAAKITIGLPLGLALLFACLLFICVFFCCLLHWNKLKFFFPYSSGVINSQAQIQTDLTSSPQKPAFPFVMMKQTYAESLPVLMPGDEIPKFIAMACPCKPPTDESITIHVHKEETNDFHSENPC; encoded by the exons ATGGAACTTCAAGACACAGCAGCAGCTAAAATAACCATTGGTCTTCCATTGGGTTTAGCACTTCTATTTGCTTGTTTACTCTTCATTTGTGTCTTCTTTTGTTGCTTATTACATTGGAATAAGctcaaatttttctttccataTTCTTCTGGGGTTATTAATTCTCAAGCTCAGATACAAACTGACTTAACTTCCTCTCCTCAGAAACCAGCATTTCCTTTTGTG ATGATGAAGCAGACCTATGCTGAGAGCTTGCCTGTGTTGATGCCAGGAGATGAGATCCCAAAATTCATAGCCATGGCATGTCCATGTAAACCTCCAACAGATGAAAGTATCACAATCCATGTGCACAAGGAAGAAACAAATGATTTTCACAGTGAAAATCCATGTTAA